A single window of Pseudarthrobacter defluvii DNA harbors:
- a CDS encoding energy-coupling factor transporter transmembrane component T: MTAFRAGRTAQTRRGRLNPLTWLAAAGSTAAITTAAASWQLSVAVVAACLCLSLAGGTGRRVLPAAAAVLVPLGLSLLVLHGLFFPEGRTVLAEWGPARVTAEGLGFAGQRILLLAAVVMALLLFSFSVSVPDLVAALSARGVQGRFAFVLASTLTLLPAIAARAHRIRQAQESRGLVVSPGLASRIAAFRVQAVPLVLSLIEDAGTRAAALEARGLSNAGPRTSYREVPDSGPQRTARAVLVLAALAAVVLRLVQAGAGG; encoded by the coding sequence GTGACAGCATTCCGGGCCGGCAGGACGGCCCAAACCAGGCGGGGCCGGCTTAATCCCCTGACCTGGCTTGCGGCTGCCGGCAGCACGGCGGCCATCACGACGGCGGCCGCAAGCTGGCAGCTGTCCGTGGCCGTGGTTGCCGCGTGCCTTTGCCTGTCGCTGGCAGGCGGCACGGGCCGCCGGGTGCTGCCGGCCGCCGCAGCAGTCCTGGTCCCGCTGGGACTGTCACTGCTGGTGCTGCACGGACTGTTCTTTCCGGAGGGTCGGACCGTCCTGGCAGAGTGGGGACCTGCCCGGGTCACAGCAGAAGGCCTGGGCTTCGCGGGGCAGCGGATCCTGCTGCTGGCCGCCGTTGTCATGGCCCTGCTGCTGTTCTCCTTCAGCGTCAGTGTTCCTGACCTCGTTGCGGCGTTATCCGCCCGCGGCGTGCAGGGCCGGTTCGCTTTCGTGCTGGCCTCCACGCTGACCCTGCTGCCTGCCATCGCGGCGCGCGCACACCGGATCCGGCAGGCCCAGGAATCCCGCGGGCTGGTGGTCTCCCCCGGCCTGGCATCCAGGATCGCGGCGTTCCGGGTGCAGGCCGTTCCCCTTGTCCTGTCCCTTATCGAGGACGCCGGCACCAGGGCGGCCGCCTTGGAAGCCCGGGGACTGAGCAATGCCGGTCCGCGGACCAGCTACCGGGAGGTTCCTGATTCCGGCCCGCAACGGACGGCGCGTGCAGTCCTGGTGCTGGCGGCCCTGGCAGCGGTGGTTCTCCGCCTGGTGCAGGCAGGCGCGGGTGGCTGA